The following are from one region of the Peromyscus leucopus breed LL Stock chromosome 18, UCI_PerLeu_2.1, whole genome shotgun sequence genome:
- the LOC119086179 gene encoding GATA zinc finger domain-containing protein 1-like — MVNGAGGQANGWAGLAGGGGGGGRGGFSPAAAVAATPASSARSRPLLAPRRRRRRQRQRRRARPRCPECTARRAAPSARERREVEGEGREDGGARGERARERAGERACARACVRGLARPGGGW; from the coding sequence ATGGTGAACGGGGCAGGGGGCCAGGCGAACGGGTGGGCGGGCCtcgctggcggcggcggcggcggcgggcgcggcgGCTTCTctccggcggcggcggtggcggcgacTCCGGCGTCTTCTGCCCGGTCGCGGCCTCTCCTCGCTCCCCGAAGGCgacggcggcggcagcggcagcggcggcgggctCGACCTCGATGCCCAGAATGCACCGCGCGCAGAGCGGCTCCCTCAGCCCGGGAGCggagggaagtggagggagagGGGCGCGAGGACGGCGGAGCAAGGGGCGAGCGGGCGAGAGAGCGGGCGGGCgagcgcgcgtgcgcgcgtgcgtgcgtgcgaggGCTGGCGAGGCCGGGCGGCGGCTGGTGA
- the Naca gene encoding nascent polypeptide-associated complex subunit alpha isoform X1, which translates to MAPSMACPPANVSASVTTLALAPEIRKSVHFPAPPPAGISFSGAKKVDGVSSMASLASSPEGHPGDSGASVSLKGTLVYPTDSPSSLETGVSPQTKRPPSKKGSAIPDVSPANLSSPLSPPELAFLPGASLSFQGPKDSLKLSPVSPSSKGAPVPSTVTPPFPEGALVETSTSPQKVPAEITPSPLKTTEATASKLDSVIQPPKVAPIVPDVIPTSSKKTPVPKDTSATLLLQSVPAVTSLSPPKAPAAPSPTRAPIAPTEISPSLKNAPTTATPKEALATLSPKVATAVPGLTSPSQKTPISISPKDASAMPSKKAPESVASKVSAPQFPREAPPAPAAAPPSPPKSPATEAFGEVLTSPPSKGTPPVLAEGPTSPKRAPKTAAPKEIPPEGVTATPLESSPSPKKSSKTVASSENSTSSKGSPKIAAPKETPTPSGGVTTVALEISPSKTGAPKEVPVTPSLKGEPATLAQSPTSPKKAPKTTAPKETPPEGVTAVPLEISPSPKKSSKTVAPKENSATPSQKKSTKTAAPKEISTAPSEGVTAAPLETAPSPKKAHKIATQKEGPGTPSSIGAPNTLAQSPASPKKAPKTAAPKETPATPSPEGITAVPVEIPPSPKKAPKTAAPKENSAASSHKKAPKTAAPKGTPATPSPEGITAVPVEIPPSPKKAPKTAAPKENSAASSPKRPPKTAAPKEAPTTPSLEGVTAVPLEISPSSKKSSKTAAPKGASTPSSEGVTNATQESPPSPATLAESPASPKKAPKTVVPKETSATPSPQRAPKTAAPKETPAMPLETPPSPKKTSKTATPKETSATSSPQRASKAAAPSSKGATVAPLETPPSPRKTPKLSGPKETPTVPSPEGVTAGPLEISSSPRKAPKMAGPKEIPAKPSPEGVTAVPLEISPSSKKTSKTAVPKENAAVSCPKKSPKAAAPKETSTPSLEGVTSTPLETAPFPQKAPKMAGPKEAPAVSGVTIAPQENPPTPQKPSASAASRALPADRQGVAGSPRETPVTTPAPPVKNPSPHKKAPMPVALKEAPAAPSPGAAPAVIPPSPSKTPKTPSSKKALKNSAPKESPASPSLDVATTSLPEMAPSPPKAPAALSPAGASTAPAVAPLSPSPPSKTPAPTSPERTPIVPAPKKAPATETSKEISTALSPKGAPAISSVASVFPKEVPTSSSSQRAPAPKETSATSTSKGVLAPAINAPSAPKEAPPSKRPSTLPAMSLPSKAVSILSSITSSSPKDSPTPPASVTGSTGTVGPQASETLPAKKDPPALKEVLAAPTPESALVSTAPLQKGPRAKKNSASPKCSDPSAKKDTKGLLSAVAPAPLTVPVEKDSSKTSKALPVFPAKDNDCLHSPKSPVDASPESQITPPLAAVTSDKALPEAGSAASGAPKPTPPASLTLAPSPVPPLLPKQPFLQSSPGSVLESSSKLPAPADEDELPPLIPPEAVSGGVPFQPVLVNMPTPKPAGIPAPAPSAKQPVLKNNTGSGTESDSDESVPELEEQDSTQTTTQQAQLAAAAEIDEEPVSKAKQSRSEKKARKAMSKLGLRQVTGVTRVTIRKSKNILFVITKPDVYKSPASDTYIVFGEAKIEDLSQQAQLAAAEKFKVQGEAVSNIQENTQTPTVQEESEEEEVDETGVEVKDIELVMSQANVSRAKAVRALKNNSNDIVNAIMELTM; encoded by the exons ATGGCTCCATCTATGGCTTGTCCCCCCGCAaatgtttctgcttctgtgaccACTTTGGCATTGGCCCCTGAAATTCGCAAGTCTGTACACTTTCCTGCTCCTCCCCCAGCTGGGATTTCTTTTTCCGGTGCAAAGAAAGTTGATGGTGTTTCCTCTATGGCATCTTTGGCCTCCTCTCCTGAAGGGCACCCAGGAGACTCTGGTGCTTCTGTGTCTTTGAAAGGCACTCTGGTTTATCCAACTGACTCCCCATCTTCTTTAGAGACTGGTGTGTCTCCTCAGACTAAAAGGCCACCGTCTAAGAAGGGTTCTGCTATCCCAGATGTCTCTCCTGCAAACCTGtcatctcctctttctccaccTGAGCTTGCCTTCCTTCCTGGGGCTAGTCTTTCTTTTCAAGGCCCTAAAGACTCACTTAAGCTTTCTCCTGTTTCTCCATCCTCCAAAGGGGCCCCTGTTCCTTCAACTGTGACTCCTCCCTTCCCTGAAGGGGCCCTAGTGGAGACTTCTACATCCCCCCAAAAGGTCCCAGCAGAAATTACTCCTTCCCCCCTAAAGACCACAGAAGCTACAGCTTCCAAACTGGACTCTGTAATCCAGCCTCCCAAAGTGGCCCCTATTGTACCAGATGTGATTCCCACCTCTTCTAAAAAGACTCCAGTCCCCAAAGATACTTCAGCAACCCTGTTGCTCCAAAGTGTCCCAGCTGTGACATCTTTGTCTCCCCCAAAGGCCCCTGCAGCCCCATCTCCTACTAGAGCCCCCATTGCTCCAACTGAGATTTCCCCTTCCCTCAAAAATGCCCCAACAACTGCAACCCCCAAAGAAGCTTTAGCAACCTTATCTCCCAAAGTTGCCACTGCTGTCCCAGGTTTGACTTCTCCCTCCCAAAAGACTCCAATATCAATATCCCCTAAGGATGCCTCAGCTATGCCTTCCAAAAAGGCACCAGAAAGTGTAGCTTCCAAAGTGTCAGCACCCCAGTTCCCCAGAGAGGCCCCACCTGCACCAGCTGcggctcctccctccccaccaaaGTCTCCAGCAACTGAAGCATTCGGTGAGGTTCTAACAAGCCCACCCTCCAAAGGTACCCCTCCTGTCTTAGCTGAGGGTCCTACCTCCCCTAAAAGGGCTCCCAAAACTGCAGCCCCCAAAGAAATACCACCCGAAGGGGTCACAGCTACGCCACTAGAGAGTTCACCCTCCCCAAAAAAGAGCTCAAAAACTGTAGCCTCCAGTGAGAATTCAACCTCGTCCAAAGGGTCCCCTAAGATTGCAGCCCCCAAAGAAACTCCAACCCCTTCAGGCGGGGTCACCACTGTGGCACTGGAGATTTCTCCCTCCAAAACTGGAGCCCCAAAAGAAGTTCCTGTGACCCCATCTCTCAAAGGTGAACCTGCAACTCTAGCTCAGAGTCCTACCTCCCCTAAAAAGGCTCCCAAAACTACAGCACCCAAAGAAACTCCACCCGAAGGGGTCACAGCTGTGCCACTAGAGATTTCTCCATCCCCCAAAAAGTCCTCAAAAACTGTAGCCCCCAAGGAAAATTCAGCAACTCCATCCcaaaaaaagtccacaaaaacTGCAGCCCCCAAAGAAATTTCAACCGCACCTTCTGAAGGGGTCACTGCTGCTCCATTGGAGACTGCTCCTTCCCCCAAGAAGGCCCACAAAATTGCAACCCAGAAAGAGGGGCCTGGGACCCCATCTTCCATAGGTGCCCCTAATACCCTAGCTCAGAGTCCTGCCTCCCCTAAAAAGGCCCCTAAAACTGCAGCCCCCAAAGAAACCCCAGCAACCCCATCTCCTGAAGGCATCACAGCCGTGCCAGTGGAGATCCCCCCCTCCCCTAAGAAGGCCCCCAAGACTGCAGCCCCTAAAGAAAATTCAGCAGCATCTTCCCATAAAAAGGCTCCTAAAACTGCAGCCCCCAAAGGAACCCCAGCAACTCCATCTCCTGAAGGCATCACAGCCGTGCCAGTGGAGATCCCCCCCTCCCCTAAGAAGGCCCCCAAGACTGCAGCCCCCAAAGAAAATTCAGCAGCGTCATCTCCCAAAAGGCCGCCCAAAACTGCAGCTCCCAAAGAAGCTCCAACAACCCCATCTCTTGAAGGGGTCACAGCTGTTCCACTAGAGATTTCTCCATCCTCCAAAAAGTCCTCAAAAACTGCAGCCCCCAAAGGAGCTTCAACTCCATCTTCTGAAGGGGTCACAAATGCGACACAGGAGAGCCCTCCTTCCCCTGCTACCCTAGCTGAGAGTCCTGCCTCCCCTAAAAAGGCTCCCAAAACTGTAGTCCCCAAAGAAACCTCAGCAACACCATCACCCCAAAGGGCTCCCAAAACGGCAGCCCCCAAAGAAACTCCGGCCATGCCACTAGagactcctccctcccccaaaaagaCCTCAAAAACTGCGACCCCCAAAGAAACCTCAGCGACGTCATCCCCCCAAAGGGCCTCTAAAGCAGCAGCCCCATCTTCTAAAGGGGCAACAGTTGCCCCACTGGAGACTCCTCCTTCCCCCAGAAAGACCCCTAAGCTGTCAGGACCCAAAGAAACACCCACAGTCCCATCTCCCGAAGGGGTCACAGCTGGACCACTAGAGATTTCTTCGTCTCCCAGAAAGGCCCCCAAAATGGCAGGCCCTAAAGAAATTCCAGCAAAACCATCTCCCGAAGGAGTCACAGCTGTACCCCTGGagatttctccttcctccaaaaagacctCAAAAACTGCAGTCCCTAAAGAAAATGCAGCAGTATCGTGCCCAAAAAAGTCCCCCAAAGCTGCAGCACCCAAAGAAACTTCAACCCCATCTCTTGAAGGGGTCACTAGTACTCCACTGGAGACTGCTCCCTTTCCCCAAAAGGCCCCTAAGATGGCAGGACCCAAAGAAGCACCAGCAGTATCTGGGGTCACCATTGCACCACAGGAaaaccctcccaccccacagaaGCCCTCAGCCTCTGCAGCCTCCAGAGCCCTCCCTGCTGACAGGCAGGGGGTTGCTGGCTCCCCCAGGGAGACTCCAGTAACCACGCCTGCTCCCCCAGTCAAGAACCCTTCCCCTCATAAAAAGGCCCCAATGCCTGTAGCTCTTAAAGAAGCTCCAGCAGCGCCGTCTCCCGGTGCTGCCCCTGCTGTgattcctccctctccctcaaaGACTCCCAAAACACCATCGTCCAAAAAGGCACTCAAGAATTCAGCCCCCAAAGAGAGTCCGGCAAGTCCCTCCCTTGACGTTGCCACCACCTCCCTGCCAGAGATGGCTCCCTCTCCGCCAAAGGCCCCCGCAGCCCTGTCTCCTGCAGGTGCTTCCACTGCCCCAGCTGTGgctcccctttcccccagtccCCCCAGTAAGACCCCAGCTCCCACATCTCCTGAAAGGACCCCCATTGTCCCAGCTCCTAAAAAGGCCCCAGCAACGGAGACTTCCAAAGAGATTTCAACAGCTCTATCTCCCAAAGGGGCCCCTGCTATCTCTTCTGTGGCTTCTGTCTTCCCCAAAGAGGTACCGACATCCTCATCTTCCCAGAGGGCTCCAGCCCCCAAGGAGACCTCAGCAACTTCAACCTCCAAAGGAGTTCTTGCCCCCGCCATTAACGCTCCTTCAGCTCCAAAAGAGGCCCCACCCTCCAAAAGGCCCTCTACTCTCCCAGCTATGAGTCTCCCCTCTAAAGCggtctccattctctcctccatcaCTTCTTCCTCCCCCAAAGACTCCCCTACTCCCCCAGCCTCTGTCACAGGTAGCACAGGGACTGTTGGCCCTCAGGCATCTGAAACGCTCCCAGCCAAGAAAGACCCTCCAGCTCTCAAAGAGGTACTGGCTGCCCCCACTCCAGAAAGTGCTCTGGTCAGCACTGCTCCCCTTCAGAAAGGCCCAAGAGCCAAGAAGAACTCTGCTTCCCCTAAGTGCTCAGATCCCTCTGCTAAGAAAGATACAAAGGGCCTCCTTTCTGCAGTAGCTCCAGCCCCTCTGACAGTCCCTGTGGAGAAAGACTCGTCAAAAACTTCAAAAGCTCTGCCTGTTTTCCCTGCAAAAGACAATGATTGTCTCCATTCCCCAAAGAGTCCTGTGGATGCTTCTCCTGAGTCTCAGATCACTCCCCCTCTGGCAGCAGTTACTTCTGACAAAGCCCTCCCTGAAGCTGGGTCAGCAGCATCTGGGGCTCCAAAGCCTACCCCACCAGCCTCCCTGACTCTTGCTCCCTCCCCAGTTCCCCCTCTGCTTCCTAAACAGCCATTTCTTCAGTCCTCACCTGGGTCGGTGCTGGAATCATCCTCTAAGCTCCCAGCCCCTGCTGATGAGGATGAGCTGCCGCCTCTGATTCCCCCGGAAGCAGTCTCTGGGGGAGTGCCTTTCCAGCCGGTCCTCGTCAACATGCCCACCCCTAAACCTGCTGGGATCCCTGCCCCAGCCCCCTCTGCCAAGCAGCCTGTTCTGAAGAACAACACGG GGTCAGGAACAGAATCCGACAGTGATGAATCAGTACCAGAGCTCGAGGAACAAGACTCCACACAGACAACCACACAACAAGCCCAG CTGGCTGCAGCAGCTGAAATCGATGAAGAACCTGTCAGTAAAGCAAAACAGAGTCGGAGTGAGAAGAAGGCAAGGAAG gCTATGTCCAAACTGGGTCTTCGACAGGTTACAGGGGTTACTAGAGTCACTATCCGGAAATCTAAAAATATCCTCTTTGTCATCACAAAACCAGATGTCTACAAGAGCCCAGCTTCAGACACCTACATAGTTTTTGGAGAAGCCAAG ATTGAAGATTTGTCTCAGCAAGCACAGTTAGCAGCTGCTGAGAAGTTCAAGGTTCAAGGTGAAGCTGTTTCAAACATTCAGGAAAATACTCAGACTCCGACTGTAcaagaggagagtgaggaggaagag GTTGATGAGACAGGTGTGGAGGTTAAGGACATAGAACTGGTCATGTCACAAGCAAATGTGTCACGAGCAAAGGCGGTCCGAGCCCTGAAAAACAACAGTAATGATATTGTAAATGCTATTATG GAATTAACAATGTAA
- the Naca gene encoding nascent polypeptide-associated complex subunit alpha isoform X3 has translation MPGEATETVPATEQELPQPQAETESSDPEELAPKTAKGSGTESDSDESVPELEEQDSTQTTTQQAQLAAAAEIDEEPVSKAKQSRSEKKARKAMSKLGLRQVTGVTRVTIRKSKNILFVITKPDVYKSPASDTYIVFGEAKIEDLSQQAQLAAAEKFKVQGEAVSNIQENTQTPTVQEESEEEEVDETGVEVKDIELVMSQANVSRAKAVRALKNNSNDIVNAIMELTM, from the exons AGTCTTCTGATCCCGAAGAGCTGGCTCCTAAGACTGCCAAAG GGTCAGGAACAGAATCCGACAGTGATGAATCAGTACCAGAGCTCGAGGAACAAGACTCCACACAGACAACCACACAACAAGCCCAG CTGGCTGCAGCAGCTGAAATCGATGAAGAACCTGTCAGTAAAGCAAAACAGAGTCGGAGTGAGAAGAAGGCAAGGAAG gCTATGTCCAAACTGGGTCTTCGACAGGTTACAGGGGTTACTAGAGTCACTATCCGGAAATCTAAAAATATCCTCTTTGTCATCACAAAACCAGATGTCTACAAGAGCCCAGCTTCAGACACCTACATAGTTTTTGGAGAAGCCAAG ATTGAAGATTTGTCTCAGCAAGCACAGTTAGCAGCTGCTGAGAAGTTCAAGGTTCAAGGTGAAGCTGTTTCAAACATTCAGGAAAATACTCAGACTCCGACTGTAcaagaggagagtgaggaggaagag GTTGATGAGACAGGTGTGGAGGTTAAGGACATAGAACTGGTCATGTCACAAGCAAATGTGTCACGAGCAAAGGCGGTCCGAGCCCTGAAAAACAACAGTAATGATATTGTAAATGCTATTATG GAATTAACAATGTAA